In Persicimonas caeni, a single window of DNA contains:
- a CDS encoding rhomboid family intramembrane serine protease, translating into MQYQVAWPPFTKNIKISIFGLVALFLVTVFVPAFNDVARQYLWTSKVHVFDWGYVWTIITYAFFHADFNHILFNSFALWMFGGYLDEMWSTKKFWTVSLLSALGGGIAVVLSQLVFGTVAPTLGYSGAVMGLVAAYCWYNWDRSLNFFFLPMTGKTLLLFFVVLDIFFVVFAREPISIAGHLGGMVTGLLLATDYWRPRRIKQWWRRRSMKKKFREATREVDRKRNGKWVN; encoded by the coding sequence ATGCAATATCAAGTTGCCTGGCCCCCGTTCACCAAGAATATCAAGATCTCGATCTTCGGCCTGGTCGCGCTCTTCTTGGTCACCGTCTTCGTCCCCGCGTTCAATGACGTGGCGAGGCAGTACCTGTGGACCTCGAAGGTGCACGTATTCGACTGGGGCTACGTGTGGACGATCATCACCTACGCCTTTTTCCACGCCGACTTCAATCACATCTTGTTCAACTCGTTCGCCCTGTGGATGTTCGGCGGCTACCTCGACGAGATGTGGAGCACCAAGAAGTTCTGGACGGTCAGCCTGCTGAGCGCGCTGGGCGGCGGTATCGCCGTGGTGCTCAGCCAACTCGTCTTCGGCACCGTGGCGCCCACCCTGGGCTACTCGGGGGCGGTCATGGGACTGGTGGCCGCGTATTGCTGGTACAACTGGGACCGCAGCCTCAACTTCTTCTTCCTGCCGATGACCGGCAAGACCTTACTGCTGTTCTTCGTGGTCCTGGACATCTTCTTTGTGGTCTTTGCCCGCGAGCCGATCAGCATCGCCGGCCACCTGGGCGGCATGGTCACCGGCTTGCTGCTGGCGACCGATTATTGGCGCCCGCGACGCATCAAGCAGTGGTGGCGTCGGCGCTCGATGAAGAAGAAATTCCGCGAAGCGACGAGGGAGGTCGACCGCAAAAGGAACGGTAAATGGGTTAACTAG
- the add gene encoding adenosine deaminase, producing MEKLEITREFVERMPKTDLHVHLDGSLRLETILELAEEQGVKLPNGADTPEKLAKAIHMGEVCKDLTDYLKAFDVTLSVLQTEEALYRAAFELGEDAAKEGVKYMEVRYSPLLHTEQGLSFPVIVEAVGEGLREAKRQYGLMSGQIICGIRHITPESSLRLAELCVAFKNKGVVGFDLAGAEANNPPKDHRDAFYLIRNNNVNLTIHAGEAYGPESVHQAIHMCGAHRIGHGVRLREDGDLLNYVNDHRIPLEMCPTSNVQTRACESFESHPLPFYLSYGLRVTINTDNRLVTDTTMTEEIWRCVEHYDLNIGDLRKLMIAGFKSSFMPYRKKRTVTARACAEFDKLVAEFEESQGAKAVQDPRVAQEIAIQKASADATKPQVELDPYSGRSGVTPEDAEYDLNAASSVEEVSEVTEDEKAS from the coding sequence ATGGAAAAACTCGAGATTACTCGCGAATTCGTCGAGCGTATGCCCAAGACGGATTTGCACGTGCACCTAGATGGAAGCCTTCGCCTGGAGACGATCCTCGAACTCGCCGAAGAGCAGGGCGTCAAGCTGCCCAACGGGGCGGACACCCCCGAGAAGCTCGCCAAGGCGATTCATATGGGCGAGGTGTGCAAGGACCTGACTGACTACCTCAAGGCGTTCGACGTGACGTTGAGCGTGCTGCAGACCGAAGAGGCGCTGTACCGCGCGGCCTTCGAGCTGGGCGAAGACGCCGCCAAAGAGGGCGTCAAGTACATGGAAGTGCGCTACTCGCCGCTGCTTCACACCGAGCAGGGCTTGAGCTTTCCGGTCATCGTCGAAGCCGTCGGCGAGGGCCTGCGCGAAGCCAAGCGCCAGTACGGATTGATGAGCGGCCAGATCATCTGCGGCATCCGCCACATCACCCCCGAGTCGTCGCTGCGGCTCGCCGAGCTGTGTGTCGCCTTCAAGAACAAAGGCGTCGTCGGCTTCGACCTGGCCGGCGCCGAGGCGAATAACCCGCCCAAAGACCACCGCGACGCGTTCTACCTGATCCGCAACAACAACGTGAATCTGACCATCCACGCCGGCGAGGCCTACGGCCCCGAGAGCGTACACCAGGCGATTCACATGTGCGGCGCGCACCGCATCGGCCACGGCGTTCGCCTTCGCGAGGACGGCGACCTGCTCAACTACGTCAATGACCACCGCATCCCGCTGGAGATGTGCCCGACGTCGAACGTGCAGACCCGCGCCTGCGAGAGCTTCGAGAGCCACCCGCTGCCGTTCTACCTGTCGTACGGGCTGCGCGTGACGATCAACACCGACAACCGCCTGGTCACCGACACGACGATGACCGAGGAGATCTGGCGCTGCGTGGAGCACTACGACCTGAATATCGGCGACCTGCGCAAGCTGATGATCGCCGGGTTCAAGTCCTCGTTCATGCCGTACCGCAAAAAGCGCACCGTCACCGCCCGCGCCTGCGCCGAGTTCGACAAGCTCGTCGCCGAGTTCGAAGAGAGCCAGGGCGCCAAGGCCGTGCAAGATCCGCGCGTGGCCCAGGAGATCGCCATCCAGAAGGCCTCGGCCGACGCAACCAAGCCGCAGGTCGAGCTCGACCCGTATTCGGGCCGCAGCGGTGTGACGCCCGAAGATGCCGAGTACGACCTGAACGCCGCCTCGAGCGTCGAAGAGGTCAGCGAGGTGACTGAAGACGAGAAAGCTTCGTAA
- the glmU gene encoding bifunctional UDP-N-acetylglucosamine diphosphorylase/glucosamine-1-phosphate N-acetyltransferase GlmU, translating into MDNKTSFQAVIMAAGKGTRLKSEQPKVLHEVLGKPMVAYAVDAALEAGAERVVVVLGYGREQVQSWLEEHRDSERIEFAVQENQLGTAHAVYAARDYFDAAPEYTAILSGDVPNMNAEALGDFVTKTANSMYPLGMMTAKLDDPAHYGRVLRNPDGEVTGVIEYKDATEKQRQVDEINAGFYAVETEFLARYLPEICEGPADNAQGEYYLTDLIAVAANHAGVHGWIIDDIGLIQGVNTRRDLAEATRFAQKRINQKWMDEGVTFIDPDATYIEPDVQLGTDVTLYPGVHLKGQTRIGSGTVVENGSVITDCQLAANVHVKANCYLTLARVDSGTALGPFAHLRPGSDIGKDCKVGNFVEVKKSKFEDGVKAGHLSYLGDAHLGKGTNVGAGTITCNYDGKKKHRTEVGEGSFIGSNTAIVAPAKLGKKAYIGAGSVITDEVPDESLAIARGRQKNFDGWVRKKEEEEG; encoded by the coding sequence ATGGATAACAAGACGAGTTTTCAGGCAGTGATCATGGCCGCGGGCAAGGGCACGCGCCTCAAGTCGGAGCAGCCGAAGGTTCTCCACGAGGTGTTGGGAAAGCCGATGGTCGCCTATGCGGTCGACGCCGCCCTCGAGGCGGGCGCCGAGCGGGTGGTCGTGGTGCTCGGCTACGGGCGTGAGCAGGTCCAGTCGTGGCTCGAGGAGCATCGCGACTCCGAGCGGATCGAGTTCGCCGTGCAGGAGAACCAGCTCGGCACCGCCCACGCGGTGTACGCCGCGCGCGATTACTTCGACGCGGCGCCCGAGTACACCGCGATCCTGTCGGGCGACGTGCCCAACATGAACGCCGAGGCACTCGGCGACTTCGTCACGAAGACGGCCAACTCGATGTATCCGCTGGGCATGATGACCGCCAAGCTCGACGACCCGGCGCACTACGGGCGCGTGCTGCGCAACCCCGACGGCGAGGTCACCGGCGTCATCGAGTACAAGGATGCCACCGAAAAGCAGCGCCAGGTCGACGAGATCAACGCCGGATTCTACGCGGTCGAGACCGAGTTTCTGGCGCGGTACCTGCCCGAGATCTGCGAGGGGCCGGCCGACAACGCCCAAGGCGAGTACTATCTGACCGACCTGATCGCCGTCGCCGCGAATCACGCGGGCGTCCACGGCTGGATCATCGACGACATCGGGCTCATCCAGGGCGTCAACACGCGTCGAGACCTCGCCGAGGCGACGCGTTTTGCCCAAAAGCGCATCAACCAAAAATGGATGGACGAGGGCGTCACCTTCATCGACCCCGACGCCACCTACATCGAGCCCGACGTGCAGCTAGGCACCGACGTCACGCTGTATCCGGGCGTGCACCTCAAGGGCCAGACGCGCATCGGCTCGGGCACCGTGGTCGAGAACGGCTCGGTCATCACAGACTGCCAACTCGCCGCGAACGTCCACGTCAAAGCCAACTGCTACCTGACGCTCGCCCGCGTCGACAGCGGCACCGCGCTGGGCCCGTTCGCCCACCTTCGGCCCGGGTCCGACATCGGCAAGGACTGTAAGGTCGGAAACTTCGTCGAGGTCAAAAAGTCGAAGTTCGAGGACGGCGTCAAAGCCGGCCACTTGAGCTACTTGGGCGACGCGCACCTGGGCAAAGGCACCAACGTGGGCGCAGGCACGATCACCTGCAACTACGACGGCAAGAAGAAGCACCGCACCGAGGTCGGCGAGGGGTCGTTCATCGGCTCGAACACCGCCATCGTCGCGCCCGCCAAGCTCGGCAAAAAGGCGTATATCGGCGCCGGCAGCGTGATCACCGACGAAGTCCCCGACGAGTCGCTCGCGATTGCGCGCGGTCGTCAGAAGAACTTCGACGGTTGGGTGCGTAAGAAGGAAGAAGAGGAGGGTTAA
- a CDS encoding cob(I)yrinic acid a,c-diamide adenosyltransferase, with protein MSERDKKFEDPQLAINRVYTRKGDSGQTSLVGGQRVPKTAARIDSYGTVDELNAIIGMCRQTLIDEHGDNDAFDELAHTLLRVQHELFNLGSILATLPEDIGEKMPRVDETDVAALEASIDKMNEELPELRSFVLPGGSRLNAELHLGRTVCRRAERKTVALAETEEVDPNAIAYLNRLSDALFVWSRWAAVKGSGADEVLWDPNLSAGSSA; from the coding sequence ATGAGCGAAAGAGATAAAAAATTCGAAGATCCCCAACTAGCCATCAACCGCGTCTACACCCGCAAGGGCGACAGCGGCCAGACGAGCCTGGTCGGCGGCCAGCGCGTGCCGAAGACCGCCGCGCGCATCGACTCGTACGGCACCGTCGACGAGCTCAACGCCATCATCGGCATGTGTCGCCAGACGCTCATCGACGAGCACGGCGACAACGACGCCTTCGACGAGTTGGCGCACACGCTGCTGCGCGTGCAGCACGAGTTGTTCAACCTGGGGAGTATTCTGGCGACGCTGCCGGAGGATATCGGCGAGAAGATGCCGCGCGTCGACGAGACCGACGTGGCTGCGCTCGAGGCGAGCATCGACAAGATGAACGAGGAGCTGCCGGAGCTTCGCTCGTTCGTGCTGCCCGGCGGCTCGCGGCTGAACGCCGAGCTGCACCTGGGGCGCACGGTCTGCCGCCGCGCCGAGCGCAAGACGGTGGCGCTGGCCGAGACCGAGGAGGTCGACCCGAACGCCATCGCGTACCTGAACCGTCTGAGTGATGCGTTGTTCGTGTGGAGCCGCTGGGCGGCGGTGAAGGGAAGCGGGGCCGACGAGGTCCTGTGGGATCCGAACCTGTCGGCCGGTAGCTCCGCTTAA
- a CDS encoding prolyl oligopeptidase family serine peptidase — MRPVKLTALALLLAVAASCSSTPSTRDNGAEQTKKEKTKTFDYPDTERQDVVEEIFGQTVSDPYRWLEDASSDKVQSWMEAQDDFARDYLDDLPGRDKLAERFEELFYVDALYAPSVRGGRYFYRRRHADKEKAVFYWKESAEGEEKVLLDPNTMSEDGSLSIGGVYVAWDGKTVAYKAQENNADEATLYVMDVDTGEVSDVDVIEGAKYAYPSWTPDSKGFYYTYLPTDASIPVDERPGHAEVRYHELGTKQAQDKLVREKTGDARSFLGVDLSRDGRWLLAYVWHGWDRADVYYQDLKADKPEWTPLVTGTEYSYEVHVWEDHFYIFTDEKAPNWRLMKVSAENPARENWTELIAQDDERVLDEVQIRGGHLVLSYLENAHSAMDIRKLDGTFVRKVELPTIGASFGMKGDPDRDEAYYSFMSFTTPRQIYKTSIKTGETELWEKVELPIDPEPYKVDQVWYESKDGTKVSMFIVHRKDIEFDGSTPLLLYGYGGFNVNMRPYFRSSIYPWLEAGGAYAVPNLRGGGEYGEEWHRDGMLDKKQNTFDDFIAAAEYLIEKGYTSPQKLAVAGGSNGGLLVGAVMTQRPELYGAVVCAVPLLDMVRYHKFGSGKTWMLEYGDPSKKEDFEYLYDYSPYHHVKEGTDYPALLMLAADSDDRVDPMHARKFTARVQYATSSHQPAIMRIEKNAGHGGGDMVKKYVDKYADQYAFLMKQLGVTSSGR; from the coding sequence ATGCGCCCCGTCAAACTCACCGCCCTCGCCTTGCTGCTCGCCGTCGCCGCCTCTTGCTCGAGCACACCCTCGACGCGCGACAATGGGGCCGAGCAGACCAAGAAAGAGAAAACCAAAACCTTCGACTACCCCGACACCGAGCGTCAGGACGTCGTCGAGGAGATCTTCGGCCAGACCGTGAGCGACCCGTACCGCTGGCTCGAAGACGCCTCGAGCGACAAGGTCCAGAGCTGGATGGAGGCGCAGGACGACTTCGCGCGCGACTACCTCGATGACTTACCCGGGCGCGACAAGCTCGCCGAGCGCTTCGAGGAGCTCTTCTACGTGGACGCGCTGTACGCGCCGAGCGTGCGAGGGGGGCGCTACTTCTACCGGCGCCGCCACGCCGACAAGGAGAAGGCGGTCTTCTATTGGAAGGAGAGCGCCGAGGGCGAAGAGAAGGTCCTGCTCGACCCGAACACGATGAGCGAGGACGGCAGCCTGTCGATCGGCGGGGTGTACGTGGCCTGGGACGGCAAGACCGTGGCTTACAAGGCCCAGGAGAACAACGCCGACGAGGCGACGCTGTACGTCATGGACGTCGACACCGGCGAGGTGAGCGACGTCGACGTCATCGAGGGGGCGAAATACGCCTACCCGTCGTGGACGCCGGACAGCAAAGGCTTTTACTACACCTACCTGCCCACCGACGCGAGCATCCCGGTCGACGAGCGCCCCGGCCATGCCGAGGTGCGCTACCACGAGCTGGGCACGAAGCAGGCGCAAGACAAGCTCGTGCGCGAGAAGACCGGCGATGCGCGCTCGTTTCTGGGCGTCGACCTGTCGCGCGACGGCCGCTGGCTGCTCGCCTACGTCTGGCACGGCTGGGACCGCGCGGACGTCTACTACCAGGACCTGAAGGCCGACAAACCTGAATGGACGCCGCTGGTGACCGGCACCGAGTACAGCTACGAGGTGCACGTGTGGGAGGACCACTTCTACATCTTCACCGACGAGAAGGCGCCCAACTGGCGGCTGATGAAGGTCTCGGCGGAGAACCCGGCGCGTGAGAACTGGACCGAGCTCATCGCCCAGGACGACGAGCGCGTGCTCGACGAGGTCCAGATTCGCGGCGGGCATCTCGTGCTGAGCTATCTGGAGAACGCCCACAGCGCCATGGATATCCGCAAGCTCGACGGCACGTTCGTGCGCAAGGTCGAGCTGCCGACCATCGGGGCGAGCTTCGGCATGAAGGGCGACCCGGACCGCGACGAGGCGTACTACTCGTTCATGTCGTTCACCACGCCGCGCCAGATCTACAAGACCTCCATCAAAACCGGCGAGACCGAGCTGTGGGAGAAGGTCGAGCTTCCCATCGATCCCGAACCCTACAAGGTCGACCAGGTCTGGTACGAGTCGAAGGACGGCACCAAAGTCTCGATGTTCATCGTCCACCGCAAGGATATCGAGTTCGACGGCTCGACGCCGCTGCTGCTGTACGGATACGGCGGCTTCAACGTCAACATGCGCCCCTACTTTCGCTCGAGCATCTACCCGTGGCTCGAAGCCGGCGGCGCCTACGCCGTGCCCAACCTGCGCGGCGGCGGCGAGTACGGCGAAGAGTGGCACCGCGACGGCATGCTCGACAAAAAACAGAACACCTTCGACGACTTCATCGCCGCCGCCGAGTACCTCATCGAGAAGGGCTACACGAGCCCCCAGAAGCTCGCCGTCGCCGGCGGCTCGAACGGCGGCCTGCTCGTGGGCGCGGTCATGACCCAGCGCCCCGAACTGTACGGCGCGGTCGTCTGCGCGGTCCCGCTACTCGACATGGTCCGCTACCACAAATTCGGCAGCGGCAAGACCTGGATGCTCGAGTACGGCGACCCGTCCAAAAAAGAGGACTTCGAGTACCTGTACGACTACTCACCGTACCACCACGTCAAAGAGGGCACCGACTACCCGGCGCTGCTGATGCTGGCGGCCGACAGCGACGATCGCGTCGACCCGATGCACGCGCGCAAGTTCACCGCGCGGGTCCAATACGCGACTTCTTCGCACCAGCCGGCGATTATGCGCATCGAAAAGAATGCGGGGCATGGTGGTGGTGATATGGTCAAAAAGTACGTCGACAAGTATGCCGACCAGTATGCCTTCCTCATGAAGCAACTGGGCGTCACGTCGAGTGGTCGATGA
- a CDS encoding IS110 family transposase has product MSTMYVGADIHKSTSTVVVKDEQGRTVSKWVGHTSAENLSTQVMAIPGTVHMTFEESPYAAWMWDTLHPLVDKLVVCDPRRNKLIAEDDKSDEIDAETLADLLRGGFLKPVYHGSHSSRDIRHLVKSYQQVISDRVRIKNRLCGLFDGYGVRTNAKERYTCDQKARETLLKKLPGRGIQQRGRRLYVQLDLLDELVDEALRDMIAEARRFDAFEWIKSIPGFGDKRAAATIGWVRTPHRFRGKRQFFKYVGLAVVHRSTSDWRQGAKGLERKNNGQTMGLNNKYSRPLKDIIKGAAVTAATTDPAWGAHEAALIDDGMDREIARLTIARKLASILLSIWKRGEHYNAEKTVLRGS; this is encoded by the coding sequence ATGAGTACTATGTACGTTGGCGCAGACATTCACAAGTCGACCTCAACCGTTGTGGTCAAAGACGAGCAAGGGAGGACGGTAAGCAAGTGGGTCGGCCACACCAGCGCAGAGAATCTGTCGACGCAGGTCATGGCCATCCCCGGTACAGTGCACATGACCTTTGAAGAGTCTCCGTACGCTGCTTGGATGTGGGATACGCTGCATCCGCTTGTCGACAAGCTGGTGGTGTGTGACCCGAGACGAAACAAGCTCATTGCCGAAGATGACAAGAGTGACGAAATCGATGCGGAGACCCTGGCTGATCTGCTCCGCGGTGGATTCCTCAAGCCAGTGTACCATGGCTCCCATAGCAGCCGTGATATTCGCCATCTGGTCAAGAGTTATCAGCAGGTCATCTCGGATCGAGTGCGCATTAAAAACCGTTTATGCGGGCTCTTCGACGGCTACGGTGTTCGGACAAACGCCAAAGAGCGCTACACATGTGATCAAAAGGCTCGCGAGACACTGCTCAAGAAGCTTCCAGGGCGCGGCATCCAACAGCGAGGGCGTCGACTCTATGTCCAGCTTGATCTGCTCGATGAACTGGTCGACGAGGCCCTTCGAGACATGATCGCTGAGGCTCGGCGCTTCGATGCCTTCGAATGGATCAAGAGCATCCCGGGATTCGGTGATAAGCGAGCTGCCGCGACCATCGGCTGGGTGCGCACCCCCCATCGGTTTCGAGGCAAGCGCCAGTTCTTCAAGTATGTCGGATTGGCTGTCGTGCATCGAAGCACGTCAGATTGGAGGCAAGGAGCAAAAGGCCTCGAGCGAAAGAACAATGGCCAGACGATGGGGCTCAACAACAAGTACAGCCGGCCGCTCAAAGATATCATCAAAGGCGCCGCAGTGACGGCCGCAACGACGGACCCGGCATGGGGCGCACATGAGGCTGCACTGATCGATGACGGGATGGACCGGGAGATCGCCCGGCTGACCATCGCCCGGAAGCTCGCGTCGATCTTATTGTCCATCTGGAAACGAGGAGAACACTACAACGCAGAAAAGACAGTGCTAAGAGGGTCGTGA
- a CDS encoding YncE family protein, with amino-acid sequence MSRRLHNPGLPSVARGYRGRATLRAARSLCSLVVVVALCLVGCGEPDEAGGPTRSYEAAGPVCEAGPSAPRATVWADFQTLGADPNAIARGDGYLWVVESSDNTVSRFDPATGAFDAFFIDLGVNRNPYDLYVDAPRDLAYIANQGANTLTVASTQTGEVVAEIGAGTEAFDAPQGVTASDDYIYVTNTHLRGRGFDEGSVTVLDRDTREVLGSIPTAKKNPQYIAAIDTPHGPRIAVVSSGAIHYSGTVTSDGALELWTETDDPTAPERQIFALERTDDERMGAPGRPLVTPDATRLYLASATAPVLFVFDLQAMQWLHDTSDPLEVYATDDKSLHNATIDARGVIYLTAFNDDALYLFDTSCDAVLAGPLDLGTTDGYLEGPVDLQVVGDEVYFVMTLSNVMGRVGLGW; translated from the coding sequence GTGAGTAGGCGATTGCACAACCCCGGACTCCCTTCGGTCGCCCGGGGCTACCGAGGCCGCGCAACACTGCGCGCGGCGCGCTCGCTGTGCTCGCTTGTCGTGGTTGTGGCGCTCTGCTTGGTTGGGTGCGGGGAGCCTGACGAGGCAGGGGGTCCGACGCGCTCTTACGAGGCCGCGGGGCCCGTCTGTGAGGCGGGCCCGAGCGCGCCCCGCGCGACCGTCTGGGCCGACTTCCAGACGCTCGGTGCCGACCCCAACGCCATCGCCCGCGGCGACGGATACCTGTGGGTTGTCGAGAGCAGCGACAACACCGTCAGCCGCTTCGATCCCGCCACCGGCGCCTTCGACGCCTTCTTCATCGACCTCGGGGTTAACCGCAACCCCTACGACCTGTACGTCGACGCGCCCAGAGACCTCGCCTACATCGCCAACCAGGGGGCGAATACGCTCACGGTGGCGAGCACGCAGACCGGCGAGGTCGTCGCCGAGATCGGCGCGGGCACCGAGGCGTTCGACGCCCCGCAGGGGGTCACGGCCAGCGACGACTATATCTACGTGACCAACACGCATCTGCGCGGCCGAGGCTTTGACGAGGGCTCGGTGACCGTGCTCGACCGCGACACGCGCGAGGTTCTCGGGAGCATCCCCACCGCCAAGAAAAACCCGCAATATATCGCCGCCATCGACACGCCCCACGGCCCCCGCATCGCCGTGGTGAGTAGCGGCGCGATTCACTACTCGGGCACGGTCACGTCCGACGGTGCGCTCGAGCTTTGGACCGAGACCGACGACCCGACCGCCCCGGAGCGCCAGATCTTCGCGCTCGAACGCACCGACGACGAGCGCATGGGCGCGCCGGGACGCCCGCTCGTCACCCCGGACGCGACCCGCCTGTACCTCGCCAGCGCCACCGCGCCGGTCCTCTTCGTGTTCGACCTGCAGGCGATGCAGTGGCTGCACGATACGAGCGACCCCCTCGAGGTCTACGCCACCGACGATAAGTCGCTGCACAACGCCACCATCGACGCACGCGGCGTCATCTACCTGACCGCCTTCAACGACGACGCGCTCTACCTGTTCGACACCTCCTGCGACGCAGTGCTCGCCGGGCCCCTCGACCTGGGCACGACCGACGGGTATTTGGAGGGCCCGGTCGATCTGCAGGTGGTCGGCGATGAGGTGTATTTTGTGATGACGTTGTCGAACGTGATGGGGCGGGTGGGGTTGGGATGGTGA
- a CDS encoding cell surface protein — MSLGVLGLGVGCGEAADGPAEPSLYATEVVSFEPGKGAGWGQHYLPDNVLGEPDGAFSSTPAAERHWVLSLGAGGEIVLGFDRAIVDGPGADFVVFENAFWIRDNPDEVWAELAEVSVSADGETWHTFECSDEPTKPGRWPGCAGWTPTNAYDPAAVVPLDPQITGGDAFDLADLNWDDQNSGNQRVDRVRYVRIRDMLDNTNSEADNVGFDLDAVGVVHGE, encoded by the coding sequence TTGAGTCTTGGGGTCTTGGGGCTTGGCGTGGGTTGTGGGGAGGCGGCCGATGGGCCGGCCGAGCCGTCGCTCTATGCGACCGAGGTCGTGTCGTTCGAGCCGGGCAAGGGAGCCGGATGGGGGCAGCACTACCTGCCGGACAACGTGCTCGGGGAGCCCGACGGGGCGTTCAGCAGCACGCCTGCGGCCGAGCGCCACTGGGTGCTCAGCCTGGGGGCGGGCGGCGAGATCGTGCTCGGCTTCGACCGGGCGATCGTCGACGGTCCCGGGGCCGATTTCGTGGTCTTCGAAAACGCGTTTTGGATTCGTGACAACCCCGACGAGGTGTGGGCCGAGCTCGCCGAGGTGTCGGTCAGCGCCGACGGCGAGACCTGGCATACCTTCGAGTGCTCCGACGAGCCCACCAAGCCGGGCCGCTGGCCCGGGTGCGCGGGCTGGACGCCCACCAACGCCTACGACCCCGCGGCCGTCGTCCCCCTCGACCCGCAGATCACCGGCGGTGACGCGTTCGACTTGGCCGACCTGAACTGGGACGACCAGAATTCGGGTAACCAGCGCGTCGACCGGGTGCGCTACGTGCGCATCCGCGACATGCTCGACAACACCAACTCCGAGGCCGACAACGTCGGCTTCGACCTCGACGCGGTGGGCGTGGTGCATGGTGAGTAG